ATCACGAGTGAGCCAAGCGTCGCGAGCAAAAAGGGCGCACCAAGAATGCCCCCAATGCCCACTTGCTCAGCCTGGTGAGACTGACTAAAGACGATAGCGGTAATCGGCACGGCCGTCTCTGGAAGTGCAGTGCCGACTGCAGCCAAAACGCTGCCGACAGCACCCTGGCCTAACCCGAGCTTGCGGCCCAGCCATTCAATCGAGTTGGTGAACAATTCCGCACCAAACAGAATCATGGCCAACGAAAAAATCATTTGCACGACCAGTACCAAGCCAGATCCCTCCAGACCAAATCACGCCTGTCCTTAGACCGTACGCGGATGCCGTCTGGAATATGACAAGTCGGGCCAGTCTACCGCCTTTTCCGAAACATGCGTTGTTCACACGCGAATCCCTAGCGTCTATTGGTACTGCTTTTCAGTATGGCTCCTGCCGCCAGGCAGTCGCGAAAACCACTGCGGGCGCAAGCGCCAGAGGCTTGGAATGAGCAACACGAGATTCACGACGACATAAAACCAAATAAACGTCAGCCAATCTCGTCCTGTTCCCGTCACCGCCCCTTCAAGCGAAGCCTCCACGTAGAGCGGATTGAGTGCCAGAATAAAGTTCGCCCAATGCAGGCTGAACAACTCAATGGGGTTTTGCTGATACATCATCTTCAACCCATACCCCACCGCACCGAACACCACCATCATCACAGAAACCGTGCCATAACAAAGCACCGTGCTCCAGGTCGAGCGCAAGGCGATCGTCGAGAACAACACACACAGCGTCGCAATCATGACAATGGTGAACAATTGAAAGCCTAAGACCGCAATTAACTCCTGTGGTACGGCCCCGCCGTACAGGAACACCAAGCTGTACACGGGCAGGGTGACAACGACCAAAAGCACCAACAGCGCGCTCGAAGAGAGAATCTTACCAAGCAGGATGCCAATCGGCGACAATGGGGTCGTGAGGAGAACCGCCAGGGTCTTGCGCTCACGCTCGCCACTGACAGCCCCCGCCGCAAAGGCGGGTGTGAGAAAAGCCACGACGACCATCTGCAGCAGACTCAAAATGACAAACACCTGCTGGCTCTTCGTCGGCTGCACAAGATATAGCTGTCCCTGGACATTTTCATAGAGCAAGAAAAACGTCAATATCACCATGCAAAGGACGTATCCCGTGATAATCACAGGTGTGCGCATGGTCCGCATCCGTTGTCGAAATTCTTTTTCCAATAGCGGGTTGGTCCGCATGCTCACATTCCCTCCTGCACAGCCGAGAGCCGTAAAAACAAATCTTCAATATCTGTCGGCTTCTCCGTAAACTGAGTCAGACGCACGCCCGCTTCGACCAGCCGCGTCAACAGCGCTGCCTGCTGCGTATGCGTCCCTGCGTAGAGCACCTCGATCCCCGTACGTCCACGCTCCACCTGCAGTACCTGTTTGTCCTCTGCCAACACACGCGTCATCGCATCGTCATCTCCCTGTGAACATAAGACGAGCGTGCGATAAGCGTTCGAGTGTTGCAACATGACCTGAATCGCGGCGACAGCGACCAGTTCCCCCTTGCGCAAGATGCCAATTTCGTCGGCCACCTCCGCCAGTTCGTGCAAAATGTGCGTACTAATGACAATGGTCTTGCCCATGTCCCGAAGCCCTTGCAAGACAGCGCGCATCTCCAAGCGAGATCTGGGATCAAGCCCGGATGACGGCTCGTCCAGTATCAAAACCTCAGGGTCGTGCATCAGACAGCGAGCGATTTCCAAACGCTGCTGCATGCCTCGCGACAGCGCGTTCACGTAGGTATTGCGCTTATCTGTGAGGCGCACGCGTTCGAGGAGTTCCTCGGCCCGTGAGCGCACCAAGCGCCTATCTACGTCGTAACAATCCGCAAAAAATCGCAAGTACTCCATCACCGTGAGTTCGTCGTAGACGCCAAAGGAGTCCGGCATATAGCCAATCGACCTGCGCACCTCACGAGGATTACGCGATACCTCGTACCCATTGATATAGGCGTAACCGTCCGTCGGAGTCGACAGCGTGGCCAACATCGACAAGGTAGACGTCTTACCCGCGCCGTTCTCCCCGACCAGCCCAAACACCGTCCCCCGTTCGACAGAGAGGTTCATCTCGTTCACGGCGACCATCTTGCCATACCGCTTCACAAGGTTTTGTGTGAGAATCACGGCAACGGACCTCCTATGCCCGGGTTCACATCCGCATATTGACGTACAAGGACAAGCGTTTTATCACTGCTCACATCTTGCGCAACAGTCGGTGTAGGCAACATCGACGTGCGCTTGTCCGTGGTCGCGATGACCATCGCACTCGCATTTTCCGCATCGTCCGATTCCGTGGCCACACTGGAGGAGAACTGGCCTAAATACGCTCCCAGTGACCGCCCAATGCCATGGGTCAAGTCCCGGTTGTACGTGCCATAATCCGAGATCCACTGCTTTGTCGTCGTTCCCGACGTGGGGTCTAACTCTACTGTCTGCCCCGGCTTCATGCTGCCGAGGTGATACATGTGGTCTTGCCAGACAATCGCGACGTGATCGAGTGGATATGGCGTATCGTTCGTCAAAGTACCAAAGAGCAAACCGTAGGCGCTGCTCAGGTTCGTGTCAATCTGTCCACTGTGATTATCCAGATGTGCAGCGTACACGTACCGAACGTGCCAGCGACCAACATTGCGAAACTGCACATTCGTATCCGCGTTTCCATAATGTACCGCCGCATCGGTTAAGGGCAGGACATCGTTCACAGACAATGGCACGGCGAGCGTTTGACTTGGCAACGAGAAATCGAGTCCGCCTGGATACGGGGACATAATCGCCTCGACGCCATAGGATTCCGCCTTGCCGTCGCCGCTCAGATCTAAGACGCCAACACCGTCCATCAACAGCCCACTCGGCCGCTCGGTGCCACCAAACAGATAAATCCCGACCGTCGTGATCCCGCTGAAGATAGGCAGCAGCCCCCACGCAAAGTGCGCGCGGCGAAATCTGCGCAACACGAGAAACAAAACGGGTCCAATCACGAGCAGATACACCGCAAAAACGACCGCAAACACAGGCAGCGAAGGGACGCGCAGCGGCGCCAATGCATCGCCGACAGACGCGAGATTCTGCGCCACCGAGTCACTAAACAGATGCGCGAGGCCAGAACCTGACCCAGCGACGCCATCCTTGAAAATCGCCGTCCACAACAGTGGATTGCCCGACCATCCTAGCAAGTTCGGATCCATCGGCGAAAAAGCAGTCTGCCAGACCTGGCCCCTCCCCAAATTCTCGCTCGCCAAGAGCGGCCGCTGGTTGCTGCCAGCCCACAACCTCGCTGTCGCGGCGATACCGCCAACTTGAACCGGCACATTCGCATCTAACCCCGCACTATTCGCAAACTGGGCGATAAGCGTCCCAGGAACTGCTTCCTCCGCACCTGGCTTCAACGGCACGCTCGACTGCCACTTGGCCGGCGCCTGGCCGGTACCCGACAGGACGAGCAGGCCGCCGAGTTCCACCCAGTTGTACAGCGCCTCTTGTTGTGCCACAGACAACCGCGACAAGGTGTCGACCGTCGTCACGACTGCCGTCAGGCCGCTCAGCAAATTGACGGACGTGGGCACCAAATCTGGGTTTAGCGCCACGGGTAACACAGGGTTTACAGTTGTGCTCGATCCCGCCAAAAACTGCGTCGATTGACTACTATTCGCCAACACGGCGACCAGCGCGACGTGATTGACCGAATTGCCGTTGAGTGCGGCTGTATAGAGCGGTTGTCCATTTGCTGAACACGTCACCGACGCGCCCTTTGCGAGGACGACACCGGGGACGTCAATCTCCGTCGTCACCCAACCGTTTGCAGGAAGTTGCACGTGCCACGTAAGCCCCCCGCCCAAACGTCGTCCTCCGACCAGCGCATCGCCGACCTGCACAGTCAGTGTCGCGTCCTCTTTCGCGCCGACATGGTGAATCGTCACCGCAACAGGAACCCAATCTTGCTGAATATAATAACCGCCATACCCGGCGGTCGCGCTCATATACATCGTGGGCTTGTCCGCCGTGGCTGCAAGCACCGTCGTAGGTGCCACAAGGGCCAGTACCGCGCCGCAAAAGAAGCGAATGAGAGACTGCAAGCAAAACAAGTGCATCCCGCGTCGTCTCGTGTGCTCTCTGGCGCCCCTGTGCATGATTTGACCGTTCATGCCATCTTCCCTTCATATGGGCTGCAACTTCGATAGGTCAATCGCTCTCCTACATTGTAATCGTTGCGCCCGTTCGAGGAAACTCGACAAAATCGATCGCTTCCCAAAAGAGGGCCCATTTCGACGATGGACCCTCACACTTCAGCGTCCTGCCCGCCCGCCGACAAACATCCGTGCTGCTTCTTCGCGATGGCCAGGTGAACCCGTCACACCGCCAGACTTTCGGTTGCGCCGCGCAAGAAAGAGCGCAAAGCCAACCGTGTAGCTGGCAAGCTGTTCCAACATCGGCACCGAGAGCAGCGACCTAGCGGGCTTCGGGTTCATTTCAATCATCGACACTTTTCCGTTTTCCTCGACCGCCATATCAAAACCAACCAATCCCACCGTTGGATGCCTGCGAGACAAGACCAAGGCGATTTGCTTGGCCCGCGACTCCAGTTCTTCAACAGGGATTCGCTTGCCTTCACGTGCGGCCATGGCGCTGAGTTTATCAACATCCGTGCGCTCGCCGCCCGCGATAATATTCGTGACAACACCGTCTCGCTGGGCAATTTTTGGAATGATGCCGACGAGTTGCCAATCGCCAAACCCGTCACGATGGAGCACGACGCGAAAATCCACCTTGCGCCCATTCACAGACATCAAGTTGAGACCGCGCTGAACAATATGAGGACGCTGTAAACGGCGCTCAATCCAGTGACGAAGTTGCGGTTCGCTTATCGTCATGCGCATTTGTGCGGTCTGCCGCTTCGTCCTATCGACACTGACGCGGTACTGATTCGGCCCCAAGCGCTCCACACGCGCTACATCCATCCCACCATAACCGCCGATTGGCTTGATGTAGACGACGCCCCACTGCGCGACTCGCTGCATCCCCTGCGACACACTGCGCAGACGCTCCGTTTCCGGTGTGAACTCCAGCATGTCGTTGGAACGCAGAACTTCAATCATGCGCCACTTTCCTGGCAACACAGGATTGTACAAAGGAATGCGACGTTTTCTCGCCTCGCGGCGCAATGTGTCCGAGTACCCTTTGACGGCCAGGTGGACATACACATTTTCATAAATGACATCTGGCAGTCGTTGTATCCTCAACACCCAATTTCCTCTGGGTTCGGCGGGATTCACCGGAACCCAGGCCCGCACCTGCCCAGTGGACCAATCCACTTTTTGTGGATCAAACAGATACAGATGCGCCCCACGGCCGAATGCGTTATGCGCCAACCGAATATACTGCATCGACGGTCGGGTAATGGACTTTCCTGCAATTTGCCGCTTCCTTGGCAAAGCGGTTGTTGCCACACCAATATATCCTGTCGAACCTGCCACCACTTCATCACCTCGATGCAATGCCCAGCACATTATATGTAGGGTCGATTGTGGCGGGTCAATGCTCCTGTCTAATAAACATTCCAAGTATTACGGGAGGTGCAGAAAGTGCTGAGAAAAATTTGCAAGGGGAAACTACACCGACTGACCGTCACCCAGGCGGATTTAAATTATATGGGGAGTATTACGCTCGATCCGCTCCTGATGCAGGCGGCAGACATCCGCCCTTACGAGCTGGTGCAAATTACAAACTTATCGAACGGGCAATTGTGGCACACATATGCGATTGCCGGCGGCAAAGGCAGCGGCGCAGTATGTCTCAACGGTCCACCGGCGCGGTTATTTCAACCCGGCGATAAAATCATCGTGCTCTCCATGGGTTGGATGGATGACGAGGAATGGAATGCCCTCGAAGCAAAGGTGGTGTTCGTCGACGACCAAAATCGCATCTCTTCGATTGTGACACACAAGCCATCTGAGGAGATGCCGGACGCCGATGGGGAATGAGAAATCGGACGCTGTTTCCGGTGGATCAAAAAGAAAAGAGGAGAGTACACAGGAAACAACTTCAGAAGCACGCTGTCTTCCCCACAACCCACCTACTGATGTGCTGTGGGGAAGTACAGTTGTGTGCAACTTTCGCACTTAAGCGGTGTATTCGACCGTAACCTTCGTGTGAATGCCTCCGCGAATCGTAAAATCGCCGACCACTTTCGCATACCGCGGTTGGCTGACCGCAACAAAATCATCAAGGATGCGATTGATGCATGCCTCGTGGTAATTTGCCTCGTTGCGGAAGCTCCAGAGATACAATTTCAGCGACTTGAGCTCCACAATCTTTTCAGCAGGCTGATATTGGATATAAATTGTTGCGAAATCAGGTTGTCCGGTCATCGGGCACAGTGTGGTAAATTCGGCACACTCCATTTCCACCGTGTAGACGCGATTTGGGTGTGGGTTTGGAACGGTCACGAGTTCCTTCGTCGGTTGTGTCAACATATCCATTCAATCCTCTCTATCGTAAAAGTGCATGCGCATAATGCATGGAAGTGTAGTGCATAGAAGTTCATGCATGGAAGTGGCATTGGACAAGTCCAGGGATTCACCCCGTACCAATATACAGACGTACGCCCAAACGCGCAATCCTAAGCCGTTTCCAAGGCGTTGCCAGGAGGTTGCTTTCCCAAGTAATGAAGTCGTAGATGCCCCAGAGAAAGTCGGTCAAGACACAAAGGAAATTATCACTTCATATGGTGTTTTCATTAAGAAGCAATCTTGAGTTTCAAAACGTGTTTTTCACCGGCCCACCAGGATGCTTCATCGCTCGAAGCTTTCACGCGTCATCCACCGTGGTATGCTAAGGAGAAGATAAATGACGAATACGACATGAACTTGGTGGAAGGGACAGAATCCATTGCAGTTGCCAAAGGCATTTGTCGAGATGATGAAACCACTCCTTGGTGCCGAGTGGGCTGATTTTGTCGCGGCATTTCGCGAAACTCCGACGCGCGGCGTGCGAGTTGATAAGTGGTCTATATCCGAAACATCGCAAACGTCCAGCCCAATTCCTCCTGCGGTACAGCCCCACTTAACCGGGCCCATCCCGTGGATGCCTTTTGGGTTCTATATCGACCAGGAATCTGCACTCGGCCGGACAGTATACCACGAGGTCGGCGCGTTCTATATTCAAGAGCCGTCCGCCATGGCCATTGCACGAGCTTTGGACCCACAGCCTGGCGAACGCATTCTCGATCTCTGCGCAGCCCCCGGCGGCAAAACCACAGCCATCGCGCGACTGCAAAAAGAGCTCGGACAGCTTGTCGCCAACGAAATCCACCCGGCAAGAGTCCGCATCCTGGCGGAAAACCTCGAGCGAATGGGGACAGCAGCAGCCGTGACCAACGCATCTCCAGCCGAGCTTGGGGCGGCATGGCCAGATGCGTTTGACGCCATTTTGGTCGACGCACCGTGCTCAGGAGAAGGCATGTTTCGAAAAGACCCATCCGCGCTCGCACAGTGGTCAGACGATGCACCAACGCGTTGCGCGGCGCGCCAACAGGACATTCTCACGTCTGCGGTGTCCATGCTGCGCCCTGGCGGTCGCCTGATTTACTCGACGTGCACGTTTAACCCAATGGAAAATGAGCAGATTGTCGCCTGGCTGGAGGACACGTTCGGGATGTCCGTAGAAGAACTGCCAGACCTGCCACACTGGTCACCGGGGCGACCCGATTTCGCGGATGGTCGCGATAGCTTGCTGCGCACACGTCGTCTCTGGCCACATCGGGCACGCGGAGAGGGACATTTCGTCGCCCGTTTACGCAAGCCAGAGGGCGACACCAGGAGACATCACCTGCCCGCAGGAATCGACGTACATCCACGTTCCACGCACAAGAAGGCGGCGTCAAGACGAACTTCGCTATCATCCAACGCGGAATTCGAAACGTGGTTCGCCGACGTCTATGCCAGTTCGGAGATGTCGATTCAGAAACCACTTCTGCATAAGGATATCTATTTTAGTGATGAACTCAGGGATCTTCCATTTTCAGGAATTCGCGTGCTGCGGCCAGGGACGCCGTTGGCGAAGCGGGGGGCGAACCGGATCGAACCGCTGCACGGCCTAGCACTGCGCGGTCACCCAAGCGATTTTGTCCGCACGGTAGCGGTAGACGAACAGGAGGCCATCCGGTTTATCGCCGGGGATGCGCTCGCCAATCCGACACAAATGAAGGGGTTCGTCGTCGTGGAGCATGCGGGTCTATGTTTGGGATGGGGCAAAGCAGTACCAGGACGCATCAACAACTTGTATCCGAAAGGTTGGCGCAAAACGGGCTTGGTTGAACTGTCGTAATCGGTTGGCGCAACAGCAAAGCCTGTGAACACATCAAATCATGCTTCACAAGGCCCGAGTGTTTGTCACGGCGCCGCAAGAATGGGGGAGTCACAATGCAAAACGGGTGGAAAATCAGTGTGTTCGGTGCCGGGGGGACAGGCGGAGAGATTGCCGAACTGCTCGTACAAAGAGGTTATGGAACTGTGGCGTTGATTGATGTCCAACAAGACCTAGCCGAAGGCAAAGCACTGGATATCGGTCAGTCAGGCGTTCTACTCGGTTCCGATACGCAGGTCATCGGTGGCGCCGAAGCCGCGTTGGCAGCAGATTCCGACGTCGTGGTGATTACCGCCGGTATTGGTCGAAAACCAGGGCTCAGCCGCGAAGACTTGTTAGCCACCAACGCAAAGGTGATGCAGCAAATCAGTCGATCCGTTAGCGCCCTAAGCCCAAACGCAACCGTCATTGTCCTGACGAATCCCGCCGACATCCTCGCGCGCATCGTCTTCGAAGAAACAGGGTTTCCCGAACACCGCGTGATGGCGCAAGGCGGCATTCTCGATAGTGCGCGCTTATCCCATATGATTCACCAGTTAACAGGAATCAGTCACAAACAAATTACATCGATGGTCCTGGGCGGCCACGGCGACCACATGGTGCCCGTACGCGAATTCGCCTCCATCGGCGGAATTCCAGCGAGTCATTTCCTGACAGACGACCAATGGGCAAACGCCGTTCACCGCACGCGCTTTGGCGGCGGTGAAATTATGGAGAAGTTCAAAACGCATGGTGCATCCGTAACCCCTGCGCACGCCGTGGTAACCATGATTGATGCCTTAAAATCCCCCACAGGTCATCTGTTGCCGGTTTCCGTGCGAAGTAACGGCGCCTACGGCCTGCACGAAAACGTATTTATCGGCTTGCCTGTTCGTCTATCGCACCGAGGCGTCGAGCAAATCCTCGAACTGCCACTGACGGACGACGAACACCAGGCACTCGC
Above is a genomic segment from Alicyclobacillus acidoterrestris containing:
- the panD gene encoding aspartate 1-decarboxylase — encoded protein: MLRKICKGKLHRLTVTQADLNYMGSITLDPLLMQAADIRPYELVQITNLSNGQLWHTYAIAGGKGSGAVCLNGPPARLFQPGDKIIVLSMGWMDDEEWNALEAKVVFVDDQNRISSIVTHKPSEEMPDADGE
- a CDS encoding methyltransferase RsmF C-terminal domain-like protein, whose amino-acid sequence is MQLPKAFVEMMKPLLGAEWADFVAAFRETPTRGVRVDKWSISETSQTSSPIPPAVQPHLTGPIPWMPFGFYIDQESALGRTVYHEVGAFYIQEPSAMAIARALDPQPGERILDLCAAPGGKTTAIARLQKELGQLVANEIHPARVRILAENLERMGTAAAVTNASPAELGAAWPDAFDAILVDAPCSGEGMFRKDPSALAQWSDDAPTRCAARQQDILTSAVSMLRPGGRLIYSTCTFNPMENEQIVAWLEDTFGMSVEELPDLPHWSPGRPDFADGRDSLLRTRRLWPHRARGEGHFVARLRKPEGDTRRHHLPAGIDVHPRSTHKKAASRRTSLSSNAEFETWFADVYASSEMSIQKPLLHKDIYFSDELRDLPFSGIRVLRPGTPLAKRGANRIEPLHGLALRGHPSDFVRTVAVDEQEAIRFIAGDALANPTQMKGFVVVEHAGLCLGWGKAVPGRINNLYPKGWRKTGLVELS
- a CDS encoding malate dehydrogenase, which gives rise to MQNGWKISVFGAGGTGGEIAELLVQRGYGTVALIDVQQDLAEGKALDIGQSGVLLGSDTQVIGGAEAALAADSDVVVITAGIGRKPGLSREDLLATNAKVMQQISRSVSALSPNATVIVLTNPADILARIVFEETGFPEHRVMAQGGILDSARLSHMIHQLTGISHKQITSMVLGGHGDHMVPVREFASIGGIPASHFLTDDQWANAVHRTRFGGGEIMEKFKTHGASVTPAHAVVTMIDALKSPTGHLLPVSVRSNGAYGLHENVFIGLPVRLSHRGVEQILELPLTDDEHQALAASAASMQQTYDDWKKTTTATD
- a CDS encoding ABC transporter permease; protein product: MRTNPLLEKEFRQRMRTMRTPVIITGYVLCMVILTFFLLYENVQGQLYLVQPTKSQQVFVILSLLQMVVVAFLTPAFAAGAVSGERERKTLAVLLTTPLSPIGILLGKILSSSALLVLLVVVTLPVYSLVFLYGGAVPQELIAVLGFQLFTIVMIATLCVLFSTIALRSTWSTVLCYGTVSVMMVVFGAVGYGLKMMYQQNPIELFSLHWANFILALNPLYVEASLEGAVTGTGRDWLTFIWFYVVVNLVLLIPSLWRLRPQWFSRLPGGRSHTEKQYQ
- a CDS encoding YheC/YheD family endospore coat-associated protein, with the protein product MAGSTGYIGVATTALPRKRQIAGKSITRPSMQYIRLAHNAFGRGAHLYLFDPQKVDWSTGQVRAWVPVNPAEPRGNWVLRIQRLPDVIYENVYVHLAVKGYSDTLRREARKRRIPLYNPVLPGKWRMIEVLRSNDMLEFTPETERLRSVSQGMQRVAQWGVVYIKPIGGYGGMDVARVERLGPNQYRVSVDRTKRQTAQMRMTISEPQLRHWIERRLQRPHIVQRGLNLMSVNGRKVDFRVVLHRDGFGDWQLVGIIPKIAQRDGVVTNIIAGGERTDVDKLSAMAAREGKRIPVEELESRAKQIALVLSRRHPTVGLVGFDMAVEENGKVSMIEMNPKPARSLLSVPMLEQLASYTVGFALFLARRNRKSGGVTGSPGHREEAARMFVGGRAGR
- a CDS encoding ABC transporter ATP-binding protein, translated to MILTQNLVKRYGKMVAVNEMNLSVERGTVFGLVGENGAGKTSTLSMLATLSTPTDGYAYINGYEVSRNPREVRRSIGYMPDSFGVYDELTVMEYLRFFADCYDVDRRLVRSRAEELLERVRLTDKRNTYVNALSRGMQQRLEIARCLMHDPEVLILDEPSSGLDPRSRLEMRAVLQGLRDMGKTIVISTHILHELAEVADEIGILRKGELVAVAAIQVMLQHSNAYRTLVLCSQGDDDAMTRVLAEDKQVLQVERGRTGIEVLYAGTHTQQAALLTRLVEAGVRLTQFTEKPTDIEDLFLRLSAVQEGM